TTTCACGATATTCTAATTCGGGATTAACCGTCGTAGCTATTCGAGTCGACGTCGTCCTTCTTTGAGCAATCGTAGTCGAGTGCCAGTTCGATACCGCCAGCGATGAGGTCGAGCTCCTGCTCGTTGATTTGCTCGAAGCCTTCCAGAGTTTGCAGAGAATTTTGCATTGTATTGGTTG
This Hymenobacter canadensis DNA region includes the following protein-coding sequences:
- a CDS encoding ComC/BlpC family leader-containing pheromone/bacteriocin, producing the protein MQNSLQTLEGFEQINEQELDLIAGGIELALDYDCSKKDDVDSNSYDG